One region of Takifugu flavidus isolate HTHZ2018 chromosome 14, ASM371156v2, whole genome shotgun sequence genomic DNA includes:
- the smad9 gene encoding mothers against decapentaplegic homolog 9 produces the protein MNSTASITSLFSFTSPAVKRLLGWKQGDEEEKWAEKAVDSLVKKLKKKKGAMEELEKALSCPGQPSKCVTIPRSLDGRLQVSHRKGLPHVIYCRVWRWPDLQSHHELKALDCCEFPFGSKQKDICVNPYHYRRVETPVLPPVLVPRHSEFNPQHSLLAKFRNTSLHEPLMPQNATYPDSFPPLPCSSFSTSPSSSLARSPSTHSYPDSPNSSAEPGSPYHIAAETPPPPYSMMETSPQEDVKPGNATETIKLTFSAPHRDLRPVCYEEPEYWCSVAYYELNSRVGETFHASSRSVLVDGFTDPSNNKNRFCLGLLSNVNRNSTIEHTRRHIGKGLHLYYVGGEVYAECLSDSSIFVQSRNCNFQHGFHPTTVCKIPSGCSLKIFNNQLFAQLLAQSVNHGFEVVYELTKMCTIRMSFVKGWGAEYHRQDVTSTPCWIEVHLHGPLQWLDKVLTQMGSPHNPISSVS, from the exons ATGAACTCCACCGCCTCCATCACGTCGCTGTTCTCCTTCACCAGCCCAGCGGTGAAGCGTCTGCTCGGCTGGAAACAGGGCGACGAGGAGGAGAAGTGGGCGGAGAAGGCGGTGGACTCGCTGGTGAAGAagctaaagaagaagaagggagcgatggaggagctggagaaagcCCTCAGCTGTCCCGGGCAGCCCA GCAAGTGTGTGACCATTCCCCGCTCCCTGGACGGCCGGctgcaggtgtcccacaggAAGGGGCTGCCCCACGTCATCTACTGCCGGGTGTGGCGCTGGCCCGACCTGCAGTCCCACCACGAGCTGAAGGCGCTGGACTGCTGCGAGTTCCCCTTCGGCTCCAAGCAGAAGGACATCTGCGTCAACCCGTACCACTACAGACGGGTGGAGACTCCCG TGCTGCCGCCGGTTCTGGTCCCACGCCACAGTGAGTTCAACCCGCAGCATAGCTTGCTGGCAAAGTTTAGGAACACCTCCCTGCACGAGCCGCTGATGCCCCAGAACGCCACCTACCCAGACTCCTTCCCCCCTctgccctgctcctccttctccacctccccctcctcttccctggcTCGGTCCCCCTCCACCCACAGTTACCCCGACTCCCCCAACAGCTCTGCGGAGCCCGGCAGTCCGTATCACATCGCAG CCGAAACCCCCCCGCCTCCTTACAGTATGATGGAGACCAGTCCTCAGGAGGACGTGAAGCCAGGAAACGCCACAGAAACCATCAAACTCACATTTTCAGCTCCTCACAGAG ACCTGCGGCCGGTGTGTTACGAAGAACCCGAGTACTGGTGTTCGGTGGCCTACTACGAGCTCAACAGCCGGGTGGGGGAGACTTTCCACGCCTCGTCGCGCAGCGTCCTCGTGGACGGCTTCACCGACCCCTCCAACAACAAGAACCGCTTCTGCCTCGGCCTGCTGTCCAACGTCAATCGCAACTCCACCATCGAGCACACGCGCAGGCACATCGGCaaag GGCTGCACCTGTACTACGTGGGCGGGGAGGTGTACGCCGAGTGCCTCAGCGACAGCAGCATCTTCGTCCAGAGCCGCAACTGCAACTTCCAGCACGGCTTCCATCCCACCACCGTCTGCAAGATTCCCAGCGGCTGCAGCCTCAAGATATTCAACAACCAGCTGTTCGCCCAGCTCCTCGCCCAGTCCGTCAACCACGGCTTCGAGGTCGTCTACGAGCTCACAAAGATGTGCACCATCCGCATGAGCTTCGTGAAG GGATGGGGTGCCGAATACCACCGTCAAGATGTGAccagcaccccctgctggataGAGGTGCACCTGCACGGCCCCCTGCAGTGGCTGGACAAGGTCCTCACACAGATGGGCTCCCCCCACAATCCCATTTCTTCAGTGTCATAA
- the exosc8 gene encoding exosome complex component RRP43 produces the protein MAAGFKTADLLEYYRRFLKENCRPDGRELLEFRPTTLNIGSISTADGSALVKVGNTTIICGIKAELATPTVEAPGKGYIVPNVDLPPLCSSRFRPGPPGEPAQACSQFIADLIESSEIIQTDDLCVERGKLCWVLYCDLMCLDYDGNLRDACVIALLAALKNTQLPEAVISTETHSPVVDLEKRHGLKVCKHPVASSFCIFDESTLIVDPTDEEENLSTARITVVTEEGDRLCAVHKPGGMSLSGQKLQECINRATVRQKEIQKLTDKVLSSVKTS, from the exons ATGGCGGCTGGTTTCAA GACTGCCGATCTTCTTGAATATTACAGAAGATTTCTG AAAGAAAACTGTCGACCAGATGGACGGGAGCTTCTAGAATTCAGACCAACCACACTGAATATAG GCTCCATATCCACAGCTGATGGTTCAGCGCTCGTCAAGGTTGGGAACACCACAATTATCTGTGGCATCAAAGCG GAGCTGGCAACCCCAACAGTGGAGGCGCCTGGGAAAGGTTACATTG TTCCCAATGTGGACCTACCACCCCTGTGTTCGTCGCGCTTTCGGCCGGGCCCACCAGGAGAACCGGCACAGGCCTGCAGTCAGTTCATTGCTGATCTGATAGAAAG CTCTGAAATCATACAAACCGATGACCTGTGCGTCGAGCGAGGAAAG CTGTGCTGGGTGCTCTACTGCGACCTGATGTGTCTGGACTACGACGGGAATCTCCGGGATGCTTGTGTCATTGCCCTGCTGGCTGCTCTAAAGAACA CTCAGCTCCCAGAGGCTGTTATCAGCACGGAGACCCACTCACCCGTGGTGGATTTAGAAAAGAGGCATGGCCTGAAGGTTTGCAAGCACCCAGTGGCCTCTTCCTTTTGCATCTTTGATGA GTCCACACTGATCGTGGATCCcactgatgaggaggagaatcTGTCTACTGCTCGGATCACCGTGGTGACGGAGGAAGGGGATCGACTGTGTGCTGTACACAAACCAG GTGGGATGTCGCTGTCAggacagaagctgcaggagtgTATCAACAGAGCCACCGTGCGACAGAAAGAGATCCAGAAACTCACTGACAAAGTCCTCAGTAGTGTGAAAACATCATAA
- the rfxap gene encoding regulatory factor X-associated protein — MSEEDASTPVNKDSTLFLIKDGQRYYVSKSGVVDSRNVTTPQDPDNNASSYDMDDPDEESDVLDTSDPRDSAASPEELNDDEPSEGDNAPKQCTYEGCTETSTQVAKQRKPWMCKKHRNKMYKDKYKKKKSDKAMSSTKLDENSEERPVSVNKQRLGAMGDRPARPTLIEQVLNQKRLSLLRSPEVIRFLQQQQHFLATQTHGPSQQHFQGC; from the exons ATGAGCGAAGAAGACGCCTCGACGCCGGTGAACAAAGACTCGACTCTGTTCCTCATCAAGGACGGCCAGCGGTACTATGTCAGCAAGAGCGGCGTTGTCGACAGCAGGAACGTGACGACGCCCCAGGACCCGGACAACAACGCCTCTTCCTACGACATGGACGACCCAGACGAGGAGAGCGACGTTCTGGACACGTCGGACCCGCGAGACAGCGCCGCCAGCCCGGAGGAGCTCAACGACGACGAGCCTTCGGAGGGCGACAACGCTCCGAAACAGTGCACCTACGAGGGCTGCACGGAGACCTCCACGCAGGTGGCCAAGCAGAGGAAGCCGTGGATGTGCAAGAAGCACCGCAACAAGATGTACAAAGACaaatacaagaagaaaaagagcgaCAAAGCCATGTCCAGCACCAAGCTCGAT GAGAACTCGGAAGAACGTCCCGTGTCTGTGAACAAACAGCGGCTGGGCGCCATGGGAGACCGGCCGGCCAGACCCACACTCATCGAGCAGGTCCTCAACCAGAAGAGACTG tcGTTACTCAGGAGTCCGGAGGTGATCcgcttcctccagcagcagcagcactttctGGCCACGCAGACTCACGGCCCGTCGCAGCAGCACTTCCAGGGTTGCTGA
- the alg5 gene encoding dolichyl-phosphate beta-glucosyltransferase — protein MELLHEILLALFALAALLLLLLVLAAHVTANMSTSRGNEEKYFLTSTGEKDPSPSLHDPFSRELSVVIPAYNEELRIPLMLDEAMQYLENRQKKDPSFTYEVIVVNDGSKDQTTEVALQYTREYGPDKVRVMTLVKNRGKGGAVRMGAMICRGKLILMADADGATKFSDIEKAESALRDLSPKPDNMAICCGSRAHLEKASIAQRSVFRTFLMYGFHFLVWFFCVRGIKDTQCGFKLFTREAALKTFSSLHVERWAFDVELLYIAQCFKIPIAEVAVNWTEIEGSKLVPFWSWLQMGRDLIFIRLRYLTGAWKLEPPRKTD, from the exons ATGGAGCTTCTTCATGAGATACTTCTGGCCTTGTTCGCGCTggcagctctgctcctgctcttg CTGGTTCTAGCAGCACATGTCACTGCCAACATGAGCACTTCTAGAGGCAACGAGGAGAAATATTTCCTGACGTCGACAGGAGAGAAGGACCCTTCTCCCAGCCTGCATGACCCCTTTTCCAGGGAGCTGTCGGTGGTGATCCCAGCCTACAACGAGGAGCTCAGAA TTCCTTTAATGTTGGATGAAGCGATGCAGTACTTGGAAAACAGACAG AAGAAGGACCCCTCTTTTACCTATGAGGTGATTGTTGTCAACGATGGCAGCAAAGACCAAACCACCGAG GTCGCGCTGCAGTACACACGGGAGTACGGTCCGGATAAGGTGCGGGTCATGACACTGGTGAAGAACAGGGGGAAGGGCGGCGCCGTGCGAATG GGAGCCATGATCTGCAGGGGGAAGCTCATCCTGATGGCCGACGCCGACGGAGCTACGAAGTTCTCTGACATTGAGAAAGCAGAGTCTGCTCTTCGTGACCTCAGCCCTAAACCG GACAATATGGCAATTTGCTGTGGTTCCAGggctcacctggagaaggcctCCATAGCTCAG CGATCCGTGTTCCGCACATTTCTGATGTACGGCTTCCACTTCCTGGTGTGGTTCTTCTGTGTGAGAGGCATCAAGGACACTCAGTGTGGCTTCAAGCTCTTCACCCGGGAGGCTGCACTCAAGACCTTCTCTTCTCTGCACGTGGAGCGCTG GGCCTTTGATGTGGAGCTCCTGTACATCGCCCAGTGCTTCAAGATCCCCATAGCTGAGGTGGCCGTCAACTGGACTGAAATAGAAG GGTCCAAGCTGGTGCCCTTCTGGAGCTGGCTGCAGATGGGACGAGATCTCATTTTTATTCGTCTGCGTTACCTCACCGGAGCCTGGAAGCTGGAGCCGCCCCGGAAGACCGACTAG